The Candidatus Cloacimonadota bacterium genomic interval GCCTGCAAAATTGCCCACTGTCCAGATTCCAATTTCTTCCTCAAAAGCGGCGAATTCAACTACCCGGCGCTGGCTGCCAAAAAGCTGCGGATCGGCATCGGCAGCGATGTCGCGGCCGGGACCGCCCTGAGCATGCTCTACCACGCCAAGATGGCCAATTTCCGCCAGAGCGCCCATTCCCTGAAACCCGAACGCCTTTTTCACCACATCACCCTGGGCAACGCCACCCTGCTGGGCCTGGAGGAACGGATCGGCAGTCTTGAACCAGGCAAGGAAGCGGACCTCTGTTTCCTGAGACTACCCTCCCCGGCGCTCCCGGATGAAGACCTGCTCTCCGCGCTCTGCTTCTGGGGCCACGAGTGGCTTGTGGAGGAAACCGTGGTCGCCGGCCGAACAGTTTTTCGCCGTTTGGAAGCATAATTGCATATTTCAGAATGACCGTATTCAAAAAACCTGGCCCTGAAGGGCTTATCATATTTTAGCATCAAGCAAGGAGAGACATGTGAAAAATGCAGTCCTGATCATCCTCTTACTGGGATTCATAGTTTCATTGACCGCCTCCCTGGTCTGGAACGACGCCGTTCCCATCCGCCAGGGAGTTAATATCGAATGGTTCCGCACCGGAACTCAAACCGCCGATGGCTGCGCCATTTACGTTTGGTCTGACACCAAGCTGGGCGAGCGAGACCTTTGGGCACAGAAGGTTGACGCGGCCGGAAACATGGTCTGGGGCGAGCCTGTGTTGATCGACGGCAAGCCGGACCGCCAGGAAGATCCCGTGATAACCATGACCTCGGACAACAATTTCATCATCGCCTGGATCGACTTTTCGGACGACCTTGACGGCAACGTTTACGCCCAGAAAATCGACGCCAACGGCCAACTGCTCTGGCCCGCGGGCGGAAAACCCGTCTGCACCGCCGGGGAGACCCAAATCGCGCTGAACATGGAGCCAGACAATGCTGGCGGCGCCTACATCGTCTGGTCGGATTCACGCAACCCGAGCAAAGACCTCTACGGACAGCGGATCGACGCTTCCGGAAACCCCGTCTGGGACTTGAATGGCATCCCCATTGCCAACGGCACCGGCGACGAAGAACAAAACACCATGCTGCCCGACGGACAGGGTGGGCTGATGATAGCCTACACCCACAGCTATGTGGGCGCGGAAGACATTTTCCTCAAACGCTTCAACCCCGACGGCACCATGGCCTGGCCTGAACTGGTGGTGCTTTCCGATGCCGATGGCAACCAGGGCAAAGTGCGCATGGCCGCCCTCTCCGGAGGGGATTTCGTTTTCACCTGGCAGGACCAGCGCAACACCGATCCCGATATCTACGCCCAGAAAGTGAATCTGAACGGACAACTACTCTGGCCTGATCCCTTCGTCGTTTATGGCGATTCCGGCAACCCCGTCTTCGCCCAGCAGCAAAACCCCAGAATCGTGGCCACCAGCGACAACGCCGTCATCATCATCTGGGAAGACAAACGCTTTAACGACCAGCATCCGGACCTTTTCGCTCAGAAGGTAAGCGCTTCGGGCAATTTGCTTTGGGATGCGAATGGCGTGGCGCTCAGCGTGGCGGATTTCGACCAGGTCGGACCCCGCATGGCCTCCGATGGCAATGGCGGTTGCTACGTCGTTTGGGATGACCTGCGCAACGGCAACACACCCAACGACGACATCTATGCCCAGCACCTTTCCGCGACAGGAGCAGCCCTCTGGGAAGCAAACGGCAAGCCCGTCTGCTCCGCTCCCAACCAGCAGTGCAGCGCCCTGGTGAAAGTGGCGGGAGACAACGTTTTCATCAACTGGATGGACATCCGCAACGGCAGCGTGGGTATCTACTACCAGGTTTACAACACCGCCGGCACCGCCCAACTGGCCTTGAACGGCGAGGAAGTTTTCTGGGGCCTCAGCGGCGACACCCCGCTGGACCACTATCTCTTCCTGCCCCGGGCCAACGACACCGTGATTATCTGGCAGGACACCCGCTTCGCCAACCTCGGCTACCAGATCTATTTCCAGTTCCTCAATCCCGACGGCAGCGTGGCTTTGGAACCCAACGGCCGGCCGGTTACCCTTTCCACCGGCTACAACCAGCTCACCCCCAGCGCGGCCGTTACCCCGGACGGGCATATCGCCATAGCCTGGGAAGACAACCGCAACCCCAACCCAAAGATCTACCTCCAACTGCTCGATCCCAGCGGAAACAGGCTGTGGGGCGACACGGGGATGGAACTGACGGAAATGGACCCGCTAAGCCAGAAAGACCCCCGCATCAGCTATTTCGACGGGAATTTCTATGTGGGATGGTCGAACTACGACCAGGTGAACACCAGCTACCGCTATCACGTGTATGGCCAGATGATCCAGAACAACCAGAAGCAGTGGGGTCCGGACGGCGTGATGGTAAGCACCCTCTCCGGCGCTGATCTGAACAGCGAGTGCGTGATCACCGACCTCAAGGAAAACTATTACACCTGGCAGAACTACAAACCCTCCGAATTCACCCAAAGCGTGTATGTGAAAAAGGTTGGCCTGGACGGCAACGCCGCGGATGGCTGGCCCGAAGCCGGGCAAATGGCCTCCACCCATTCCAATTATGACACTAACCAGCGTTTCCCGCTCACCACAAAAACCGACCAGGGCATCTTCGTGATGTGGCAGGACGCCCGCGGTGACTTTGTCCAAAACTATTACGGGCAGCACCTCTCCACCGGCGGAGAACGCCTCTGGGACCCGCTGGGGGTGAATCTGGCCGATTATGGGCGTGAACAGGACAAGCCCAGCCTGGTGGACAAGGACGGCTTCCGCAACGAGATCGTCTTTGCCTGGTGCGAAAACATCGGCGGCCAATACGACATCATCGCCCAGAAGTATTCCCTGGCAGGATCACCCCTCTGGGGCAACCTCGGCAACTTTGTGGTGCAGAAAGACAGCACCCAGTCCAACCCCGGCCTCGCCCGCTTTGACAACGGAGGGATGGTGATAGCCTGGGTGGATTACTTCGACATTGAATCCGACATCTATTACAAGTATATCAAATCCGACGGAAGCTTCGTGCAGACCTCGCCCTTCGGCGATGTGTTGTCCGACGCCGGCAAGATGCAATACAATCCCATCATCGTGACCCTGGGCAACGATGCCTACGCGATCTGGGCGGACGGGCGCTCCAGC includes:
- a CDS encoding T9SS type A sorting domain-containing protein, coding for MKNAVLIILLLGFIVSLTASLVWNDAVPIRQGVNIEWFRTGTQTADGCAIYVWSDTKLGERDLWAQKVDAAGNMVWGEPVLIDGKPDRQEDPVITMTSDNNFIIAWIDFSDDLDGNVYAQKIDANGQLLWPAGGKPVCTAGETQIALNMEPDNAGGAYIVWSDSRNPSKDLYGQRIDASGNPVWDLNGIPIANGTGDEEQNTMLPDGQGGLMIAYTHSYVGAEDIFLKRFNPDGTMAWPELVVLSDADGNQGKVRMAALSGGDFVFTWQDQRNTDPDIYAQKVNLNGQLLWPDPFVVYGDSGNPVFAQQQNPRIVATSDNAVIIIWEDKRFNDQHPDLFAQKVSASGNLLWDANGVALSVADFDQVGPRMASDGNGGCYVVWDDLRNGNTPNDDIYAQHLSATGAALWEANGKPVCSAPNQQCSALVKVAGDNVFINWMDIRNGSVGIYYQVYNTAGTAQLALNGEEVFWGLSGDTPLDHYLFLPRANDTVIIWQDTRFANLGYQIYFQFLNPDGSVALEPNGRPVTLSTGYNQLTPSAAVTPDGHIAIAWEDNRNPNPKIYLQLLDPSGNRLWGDTGMELTEMDPLSQKDPRISYFDGNFYVGWSNYDQVNTSYRYHVYGQMIQNNQKQWGPDGVMVSTLSGADLNSECVITDLKENYYTWQNYKPSEFTQSVYVKKVGLDGNAADGWPEAGQMASTHSNYDTNQRFPLTTKTDQGIFVMWQDARGDFVQNYYGQHLSTGGERLWDPLGVNLADYGREQDKPSLVDKDGFRNEIVFAWCENIGGQYDIIAQKYSLAGSPLWGNLGNFVVQKDSTQSNPGLARFDNGGMVIAWVDYFDIESDIYYKYIKSDGSFVQTSPFGDVLSDAGKMQYNPIIVTLGNDAYAIWADGRSSGKTEILGLYAQKLNNETVTGLDPVVPGLEAFRLLQNHPNPFNPSTGIGFQISDPSKSYTLEIFNMRGQKVKTLASGHLERGSHIAVWDGTDEQGRGVSSGIYHYRLSDGTQVQSKRMVLMK